In Blattabacterium cuenoti, the following proteins share a genomic window:
- the purH gene encoding bifunctional phosphoribosylaminoimidazolecarboxamide formyltransferase/IMP cyclohydrolase, protein MKRALISVYNKNEKLLDFSYFLEKKGYQIISTDGTYQYLKKNGISNIIKVSDVTCFPEILDGRLKTIHPNIFGGILANRSIEKHIKSIQSKKIFLIDIVVISFYPFFEKKNESIDFNSIIEFIDIGGPSLLRAAAKNFLHVTAITDNDDYSSVQKEICHYGTTSLSLRKKLAGKVFNFTAAYDSAISQYLLNDKFPVYLHYSYKRRINLRYGENPHQEAAYYVSNIHRGAMRNFSQLHGKKLSFNNIKDMDVAWKVVSQFSEPACCTVKHSTPCGVALGKNVVEAFQKTYYADSISSFGGIMAFNTSITKELAKEINHIFLEVLLAPGKYEEDVLRVLKLKKNIRIISINEPISNQLEYIQIDGGILVQDPDINNNEDYKIVTKKKFLDKEIRSLFFAQKVVKYVKSNAIVVAKGIQTLGISGGQTNRIWAARQAIDRALEKSKEDLVLVSDAFFPFRDVVDEAARSGGIRAILQPGGSLRDEESIKACDDYGIAMAFTGKRHFKH, encoded by the coding sequence ATGAAAAGAGCTTTAATCAGTGTTTATAATAAAAACGAAAAATTACTTGATTTTTCCTATTTTTTAGAGAAAAAAGGATATCAAATAATATCTACCGATGGTACTTACCAATATTTAAAAAAAAATGGGATATCCAATATAATAAAAGTTTCTGATGTTACTTGTTTTCCTGAAATATTAGATGGACGACTGAAAACTATTCATCCGAATATTTTCGGAGGTATTTTAGCTAATCGTTCTATTGAAAAACATATTAAATCTATTCAATCTAAAAAAATTTTTCTTATCGATATAGTAGTAATTAGTTTTTACCCATTTTTTGAAAAAAAAAATGAATCTATTGATTTCAATTCAATTATTGAATTTATTGATATAGGAGGTCCATCCTTACTTCGTGCAGCTGCTAAAAATTTTTTACATGTTACCGCTATAACAGACAATGACGACTACAGTTCAGTACAAAAAGAAATTTGCCATTATGGAACAACATCATTAAGTTTAAGAAAAAAATTAGCTGGAAAAGTATTTAATTTTACTGCAGCTTATGATTCTGCTATTTCTCAATATCTTTTAAATGATAAATTTCCAGTTTATTTACACTATTCTTATAAAAGAAGAATAAATCTCCGTTATGGTGAAAACCCTCATCAAGAAGCTGCTTATTATGTAAGTAATATTCATCGGGGTGCAATGCGAAATTTTAGTCAATTACATGGAAAAAAACTTTCATTTAATAATATAAAAGATATGGATGTTGCTTGGAAAGTAGTGTCTCAGTTTTCTGAACCTGCTTGTTGTACTGTAAAACATTCTACTCCATGTGGAGTAGCATTAGGTAAAAATGTGGTTGAAGCATTTCAAAAAACTTATTATGCAGACTCTATTTCTTCTTTTGGAGGAATAATGGCTTTTAATACTTCAATTACAAAAGAATTAGCAAAAGAAATTAATCATATTTTCTTAGAGGTTCTTCTAGCTCCAGGAAAATATGAAGAAGACGTATTAAGAGTACTTAAATTAAAGAAAAATATTAGAATAATTAGCATCAATGAACCAATATCAAATCAATTAGAATATATTCAAATAGATGGAGGTATTTTAGTACAAGATCCAGATATAAATAATAATGAAGATTATAAAATAGTAACCAAGAAAAAATTCTTAGATAAAGAAATAAGATCTTTATTTTTTGCTCAAAAAGTGGTAAAATATGTTAAATCAAATGCTATTGTTGTAGCAAAAGGAATACAAACTTTAGGAATTTCAGGGGGGCAAACTAATAGAATATGGGCTGCACGGCAAGCTATAGATAGAGCATTAGAAAAAAGTAAAGAAGATTTAGTTCTTGTATCTGATGCTTTTTTTCCTTTTCGTGATGTTGTAGATGAAGCAGCTCGTTCTGGAGGAATACGTGCTATTCTTCAACCTGGGGGATCTTTACGTGATGAAGAATCAATTAAAGCTTGTGATGATTATGGAATAGCTATGGCGTTCACAGGAAAAAGACATTTTAAACATTAA
- the purD gene encoding phosphoribosylamine--glycine ligase, with translation MKILIIGSGGREHAIGKKLLEDNMSISLYFYPGNGGTKIIGRNIDHIHSTLELGFFAKKNAIDLTIVGSEIFLLDGVVDIFQNFGLKILGPHYLAAKLEVDRIFAKYFMKKYGVRTPEYKVFSSYEKAINFIEKKNNTSLAIKANGLASGKGVLLSHSKNEAKKALKTIMIEKKFGNSGNKVIIEDFLKGKEVSIISIFNGKHIIPFLSAKDYKKIGENETGMNTGGMGSIAPNPYMTKDLWNDFKKNILNPTLVGLLSEKLTFFGFIYFGLIIFSNKIFLLEYNTRIGDPEAQSLFPLMDSNFLHIIHSSFLQEKVSILWKKKYSCCVVLSSKGYPGKYELGKVIKGFNNLIEPFYIAGADKKDKKWVTSSGRVLNVVGTGNSIEEARNKAYDKVKKIHFDNIYYRNDIGF, from the coding sequence ATGAAAATTTTGATTATTGGAAGTGGGGGACGTGAGCATGCTATTGGAAAAAAATTACTAGAAGATAATATGTCTATAAGTCTTTATTTTTACCCTGGGAATGGTGGAACAAAAATCATAGGAAGAAATATAGATCACATTCATTCTACTTTAGAGTTAGGATTTTTTGCTAAGAAAAATGCAATAGATCTTACAATTGTAGGATCGGAAATTTTTCTATTGGATGGAGTTGTAGATATTTTTCAAAATTTTGGTTTAAAAATATTAGGTCCTCATTATTTAGCTGCTAAACTTGAAGTAGATCGTATTTTTGCAAAATATTTTATGAAAAAATATGGAGTTAGAACACCTGAATATAAAGTTTTTTCTTCTTATGAAAAAGCAATAAATTTTATAGAAAAAAAAAATAACACTTCATTAGCAATAAAAGCTAATGGATTAGCTTCAGGAAAAGGGGTTTTATTATCTCATAGTAAAAATGAAGCAAAAAAAGCATTAAAAACTATTATGATAGAAAAAAAATTTGGAAATTCTGGAAATAAGGTGATTATAGAAGATTTTTTAAAAGGAAAAGAGGTTTCTATCATCTCCATATTTAATGGAAAACATATTATACCTTTTTTATCCGCTAAAGATTACAAGAAAATTGGAGAAAATGAAACAGGAATGAATACTGGAGGAATGGGTAGTATAGCTCCTAATCCTTACATGACAAAGGATCTTTGGAACGATTTTAAAAAAAATATATTAAATCCTACTTTAGTAGGTTTGCTTTCAGAAAAGTTGACTTTTTTCGGATTTATATATTTTGGATTGATTATTTTTTCTAATAAAATATTCTTATTAGAATATAATACTCGTATTGGAGATCCTGAAGCTCAATCATTATTTCCATTAATGGATAGTAATTTTTTACATATTATCCATTCATCCTTCCTACAGGAAAAAGTATCCATTCTTTGGAAAAAGAAATATTCTTGTTGTGTCGTTTTATCTTCTAAAGGATATCCAGGAAAATATGAACTTGGAAAAGTTATAAAAGGATTTAATAATTTAATAGAACCATTTTATATTGCTGGTGCTGATAAAAAAGATAAAAAATGGGTAACATCAAGTGGACGTGTTTTGAATGTAGTTGGAACAGGAAATTCTATTGAAGAAGCAAGAAATAAAGCTTATGATAAAGTAAAAAAAATTCATTTCGATAATATTTATTATCGAAATGATATTGGATTTTGA
- the guaA gene encoding glutamine-hydrolyzing GMP synthase, with translation MKKNFILILDFGSQYSYLIARRIREMGIYTVLQSCYDISISRILLNKPNGIILSGGPLSVYDKNIKNPLIINKDLFKLDIPIFGICYGMQIICHIFGGKVEKSKIKEYGKSNLIIDFHSKIFHGVQKKSIVWMSHFDEVTKIPKEFLIIGHTEYCAIAALIHKKKDIYAVQFHPEVKNTEFGETILKNFVINICKCPKNWKIHDFVKKTVYNIKKRVLKKKVILGFSGGIDSFVTAIIIYKAIGNSLNCIFIDTGLLLKKEKDRITFLCKKENLPIKIIDARNRFLSKLTGVSDPEKKRKIIGKEFISIFQEESEKIKDVEFLAQGTIYTDVIESSSKNGFYIKSHHNVGGVPKKLMKLKLIEPLKKLFKDEVRKIAIQLELPKEILKRHPFPGPGLGIRIIGEINENKISILKKAESILMQELIKENIYDSVSQAFIVLLPIKSVGVMGDKRTYEYTAVLRITNTEDFMTATVPHLSYNFLEKISNRIINEVDGINRMVYDITSKPPSTIEWE, from the coding sequence ATGAAAAAAAATTTCATACTTATATTAGATTTTGGTTCTCAATATAGTTATCTAATTGCAAGAAGAATTAGAGAAATGGGAATATATACTGTTTTGCAGTCCTGTTATGATATTTCTATATCTAGAATTTTATTAAACAAACCTAATGGAATTATTTTATCAGGAGGGCCTTTATCTGTTTATGATAAAAATATTAAAAATCCTCTAATAATAAATAAAGATCTTTTTAAATTAGATATTCCAATTTTTGGAATTTGTTATGGAATGCAGATTATTTGTCATATTTTTGGAGGAAAAGTTGAAAAATCTAAAATAAAAGAATATGGAAAATCTAACCTAATAATAGATTTTCATTCCAAAATATTTCATGGAGTACAAAAAAAGTCAATTGTTTGGATGAGTCATTTTGATGAAGTTACAAAAATTCCTAAAGAATTTTTAATCATAGGACATACGGAATATTGCGCTATCGCAGCATTAATTCATAAAAAAAAAGATATTTATGCTGTTCAATTTCATCCAGAAGTAAAGAATACAGAATTTGGAGAAACTATCTTAAAAAATTTTGTTATTAATATATGTAAATGTCCAAAAAATTGGAAAATTCATGATTTTGTAAAAAAAACAGTATATAATATAAAAAAACGTGTTTTAAAAAAAAAGGTAATTCTTGGATTTTCAGGTGGGATAGATTCATTTGTAACGGCTATTATTATCTATAAAGCTATTGGAAATTCTCTAAACTGTATTTTTATAGATACAGGTCTTCTTTTAAAAAAAGAAAAAGATAGAATAACATTCTTATGCAAAAAGGAAAATTTACCTATTAAAATAATAGATGCAAGAAATAGATTTTTATCGAAATTGACTGGAGTTTCTGATCCAGAAAAAAAAAGAAAAATTATAGGAAAAGAATTTATTTCTATTTTTCAAGAAGAATCTGAAAAAATTAAAGATGTTGAATTTTTAGCTCAAGGGACTATTTATACTGATGTTATTGAGTCATCTTCAAAGAATGGTTTTTATATTAAATCTCATCATAATGTAGGAGGGGTTCCCAAAAAATTAATGAAATTAAAATTAATTGAACCATTAAAAAAATTGTTTAAGGATGAAGTAAGAAAAATAGCAATACAATTAGAATTACCGAAAGAAATTTTGAAAAGACATCCATTTCCTGGACCTGGATTAGGCATTAGAATTATTGGAGAAATAAATGAAAATAAAATTTCTATTCTTAAAAAAGCTGAAAGTATTCTTATGCAAGAACTCATAAAAGAAAATATTTACGATTCTGTTAGCCAGGCATTTATAGTTTTATTACCTATTAAATCTGTAGGAGTAATGGGGGATAAAAGAACATATGAATATACAGCTGTATTGCGGATAACTAATACAGAAGATTTTATGACGGCTACTGTTCCACATTTATCATACAATTTTTTGGAAAAAATTTCAAATAGGATAATTAATGAAGTAGACGGAATAAATCGTATGGTATATGACATTACTTCTAAACCTCCATCTACGATAGAATGGGAATAA
- the accD gene encoding acetyl-CoA carboxylase, carboxyltransferase subunit beta, with protein MAWFLRKKKKILTSIDDRKDLPKGLWYRTPSGKIIDTEELKKNAYVSPEDGYHVRIHSKEYFKILFDNGEFSEKNIKMISKDPIQWEDCKKYKDRVKETIKKTNLYDAIRTGVGKIKGINTVISCMDFSFIGGSMGSVVGEKIHRAIKYCIEKKIPYILISKSGGARIMESSFSLMQMAKTIAILTQLREYHIPYISVLTDPTTGGVTASYALLGDVNIAEPGALIGFAGPRVIRETIGKDLPEGFQTSEFLMDHGFIDLISSRKELKRNIYNLISMMM; from the coding sequence ATGGCTTGGTTTTTAAGAAAAAAAAAGAAGATTTTAACATCTATAGATGATAGAAAAGATTTACCAAAAGGACTTTGGTATAGAACACCTAGTGGAAAAATTATAGATACAGAAGAACTAAAAAAAAACGCTTATGTTAGCCCAGAAGATGGATATCATGTAAGAATTCATAGTAAAGAATATTTCAAAATTCTTTTCGATAACGGTGAATTTTCAGAGAAAAATATAAAAATGATTAGTAAAGATCCTATACAATGGGAAGATTGTAAAAAATATAAAGATAGAGTTAAAGAAACAATAAAAAAAACAAACTTATACGATGCTATTAGAACAGGGGTAGGAAAAATAAAAGGAATAAATACGGTCATATCTTGTATGGATTTTTCATTTATAGGAGGATCTATGGGGTCAGTAGTAGGAGAAAAAATTCATAGAGCAATAAAATATTGTATAGAAAAAAAAATACCATACATTTTGATATCTAAATCTGGTGGAGCTAGAATCATGGAATCTTCTTTTTCACTGATGCAAATGGCTAAAACAATAGCCATTTTGACACAATTACGTGAATATCATATTCCCTATATATCTGTTCTTACAGATCCTACTACAGGTGGGGTTACAGCTTCTTATGCTTTGCTTGGAGATGTTAATATAGCTGAACCAGGTGCTTTAATAGGATTTGCAGGCCCTAGAGTTATTAGAGAAACAATTGGAAAAGACTTACCGGAAGGATTTCAAACTTCTGAATTCCTTATGGATCATGGATTTATAGATTTAATTTCTTCTAGAAAAGAATTGAAAAGAAACATTTATAATTTAATTTCTATGATGATGTAA
- the fbaA gene encoding class II fructose-bisphosphate aldolase has protein sequence MSRKFPTGVATGNLVEEIFEYAKENVFAIPAVNVIGSNTINSVMETAAEINSPVIIQLSNGGAVFNAGKWVSNYEQEAAIKGSIACAMHVHELASTYKATVILHTDHCSKPFLPWIDGLIKANKEYYRRFGKTLFSSHMLDLSQEPLKENISICEKYFEKINKYKMTIEVELGVTGGEEDGIDNSDIENHKLYTQPEEVGYAYDKLSKISKNFIIAASFGNVHGVYKPGNVILRPDILRKTQDYVQKKFHIKKNKPVSLVFHGGSGSSKSEIQESISYGVVKMNVDTDLQYAFTCGVRNYMKTYKEYIKKQIGNPKGKNLPNKKYYDPRIWLREGEKSFKIRLIKYFEYMNNINTL, from the coding sequence ATGTCTAGAAAATTTCCTACTGGAGTAGCCACTGGTAATCTTGTTGAAGAGATATTTGAATATGCTAAAGAAAATGTTTTTGCTATACCTGCTGTAAATGTAATTGGATCTAACACAATAAATTCTGTTATGGAAACTGCAGCAGAGATTAACTCTCCTGTAATTATTCAATTATCTAATGGTGGTGCAGTTTTCAATGCAGGAAAATGGGTAAGTAATTATGAACAAGAAGCTGCAATAAAAGGATCGATAGCATGTGCTATGCATGTTCATGAATTAGCGTCAACATATAAAGCTACAGTTATTCTTCATACAGATCATTGTTCAAAACCATTTTTACCATGGATAGATGGATTAATTAAAGCTAACAAAGAATATTATCGTCGTTTTGGAAAAACATTATTCAGTTCTCATATGTTAGATTTATCTCAAGAACCTTTAAAAGAAAATATTAGTATTTGTGAAAAATATTTTGAAAAGATAAATAAATATAAAATGACTATTGAAGTAGAATTAGGAGTTACAGGAGGAGAAGAAGACGGTATTGATAATTCTGATATAGAAAATCACAAACTTTACACTCAACCGGAAGAAGTAGGATATGCTTATGATAAGTTGAGTAAAATAAGCAAAAATTTTATTATAGCAGCTTCCTTTGGGAATGTCCATGGAGTCTATAAACCAGGTAATGTCATTCTTCGTCCAGATATATTAAGAAAAACACAGGATTATGTACAAAAGAAATTCCATATTAAAAAAAATAAACCAGTTTCTTTAGTATTTCATGGAGGATCAGGGTCATCAAAAAGTGAAATACAAGAGTCAATTAGTTATGGAGTTGTCAAAATGAATGTAGATACTGATTTACAGTATGCTTTTACTTGTGGAGTAAGAAATTATATGAAAACATATAAAGAATATATAAAAAAACAAATAGGTAATCCAAAAGGGAAAAATCTACCTAATAAAAAATATTATGATCCAAGAATTTGGTTAAGAGAAGGAGAAAAATCATTCAAAATTCGTCTTATAAAATACTTTGAATACATGAATAATATTAATACTTTATAA
- a CDS encoding UvrD-helicase domain-containing protein has protein sequence MLFPATLKIYNASAGSGKTFFLVKNYLHILLRSPNSDEFKKILALTFTNKASEEMKNRILECIKEFSKKKVKKEYSYLFFFLSKDLKLTNDQLHYRSKKILDEILKDFSSFTISTIDKFTYNIIRSFFSIEKKLEMDTNNFLSEIVKNLLYRLKSSEKWSTILVESSLDKLKEGKNWDLSKELYKLTKIMIDENSFFPLKKIKDYSLYDLMKLKKILIKRTIRFENKCKKQGNTFFNILKKNSIKKESFIHLDLPRFFQKMKIGNIFFNPLNKRLEKYMQSNIFFSKGFREKNKQIKEINKIQSLYYKTISIYEKNISSYIIDKLLLKDINIFSTIHEIEKELYIIKKERKILLNAELNKILHEKIIKGLFPKIYEMMGMQYKYYFIDEFQDTSFLQWQNIKFLVENALSENGSAMIVGDPKQSIYRWRGGDVNQFINLFNYKSKNYHTKPKTIDINYRSLEEIVKFNNSFYKYVSKFFDSFIYKNIYEKSEQKIYKKYGGYVELNFFSKKKVSNYKEYIYSNLKKKIEKFVNLNYLLSDIAILVRNNEEGNFLSEKLIKDNFFINTSVSLLIKNHIEIQIIINLFYIISYPFYYKKRIFLIWILLKNKFFIERIDHDFIMKVVFMPLDIFIKKIIENLKYSNSKKSFSINNILYNNKSIYDLSESVIDVFQLLNNKNNVSSIYSFLDFVYRFMKDKGGSIIDFLDYWELKKDKESIIISDNTNAIHVMTIHKSKGLQFPIVIIPFADWKIYSNNKEGGWIKVDPHLYHGISYFYLEIKSYLKYVNKDSKIYSFYEKNLSEVIFDNINLLYVSTTRSIEKLILFSDMDNTKSVSSYIKGFLHEKKIWNEKKQKYSFGNEEK, from the coding sequence ATGTTATTCCCAGCTACATTAAAAATATATAACGCTTCAGCAGGATCAGGGAAAACTTTTTTTTTAGTAAAAAATTATCTTCATATTTTGTTAAGAAGTCCTAATTCTGATGAGTTCAAAAAAATTTTAGCTTTAACATTCACAAATAAAGCTTCTGAAGAAATGAAAAATAGAATACTTGAGTGTATTAAAGAATTTTCTAAAAAAAAGGTTAAAAAAGAATATTCTTATTTATTTTTTTTTCTATCAAAAGATTTGAAATTAACTAATGATCAGTTACATTATCGTTCTAAAAAAATATTAGATGAAATATTAAAAGATTTTTCTTCTTTTACTATAAGTACGATAGATAAATTTACTTATAACATTATCAGATCTTTTTTTTCTATCGAAAAAAAATTAGAAATGGATACCAACAATTTTTTATCTGAAATTGTAAAAAATTTATTATACAGATTAAAATCTTCAGAAAAGTGGTCTACTATTTTAGTAGAATCATCTTTAGATAAATTAAAAGAAGGGAAAAATTGGGATCTAAGCAAAGAGTTATATAAACTTACTAAGATTATGATAGATGAAAATAGTTTTTTTCCTTTAAAAAAAATTAAAGATTATTCTTTATATGATTTAATGAAATTAAAAAAAATACTTATAAAAAGAACTATAAGATTTGAAAATAAATGTAAAAAGCAAGGAAATACATTTTTTAATATTTTGAAAAAAAATTCTATTAAAAAAGAATCATTTATTCACTTAGATTTGCCAAGATTTTTTCAAAAAATGAAAATTGGAAATATATTTTTTAATCCATTGAATAAACGTTTAGAAAAATATATGCAATCTAATATTTTTTTTTCTAAAGGTTTTAGAGAAAAAAATAAACAAATAAAAGAGATTAATAAAATACAATCCTTATATTATAAAACAATTAGTATATATGAGAAAAATATATCTTCTTATATTATAGATAAACTTTTATTGAAAGATATCAATATTTTTTCAACAATACATGAAATAGAAAAAGAATTATACATTATAAAAAAGGAGAGAAAGATTCTCTTAAACGCAGAATTAAATAAAATTCTTCATGAAAAAATTATAAAAGGTTTATTTCCTAAAATATATGAAATGATGGGGATGCAATATAAATACTACTTCATAGATGAATTTCAAGATACTTCTTTTTTACAGTGGCAAAACATAAAATTTTTAGTAGAAAATGCATTATCAGAAAATGGATCAGCTATGATTGTAGGAGATCCTAAACAATCTATCTACAGATGGAGAGGTGGAGATGTTAATCAATTCATTAATTTATTCAATTATAAATCAAAAAATTATCATACAAAACCTAAGACTATAGATATCAACTATAGAAGTTTAGAAGAAATTGTTAAATTTAATAATTCGTTTTATAAATATGTATCAAAATTTTTTGATTCTTTTATTTATAAAAATATATATGAAAAATCTGAACAAAAAATATATAAAAAATATGGTGGATATGTGGAATTAAATTTTTTTAGTAAAAAAAAAGTTTCCAATTATAAAGAATACATTTATTCAAATCTAAAAAAAAAAATAGAAAAATTTGTAAATCTCAATTATTTATTATCTGATATAGCTATTTTAGTTAGAAATAATGAAGAAGGAAATTTTTTATCAGAAAAACTTATTAAAGATAATTTTTTTATAAATACATCAGTCTCTCTTTTAATAAAAAATCATATAGAGATACAAATCATTATAAATTTATTTTATATAATTTCTTATCCTTTTTATTACAAAAAAAGAATATTTTTAATATGGATTTTATTAAAAAATAAATTTTTTATTGAAAGAATAGATCATGATTTTATCATGAAAGTTGTATTTATGCCGTTAGATATTTTCATTAAAAAAATTATTGAAAATTTAAAATATTCAAATTCAAAAAAATCATTTTCAATAAATAATATATTGTATAATAATAAATCAATATATGATCTTTCTGAAAGTGTTATAGATGTATTTCAATTATTAAATAATAAAAATAATGTTTCATCTATTTACTCTTTTTTAGATTTTGTTTATAGATTCATGAAAGATAAAGGTGGTTCCATTATTGATTTTTTGGATTATTGGGAATTAAAGAAAGATAAAGAAAGTATTATAATTTCTGATAACACAAATGCCATTCATGTAATGACGATTCATAAATCTAAAGGATTACAATTTCCTATTGTAATTATTCCTTTTGCAGACTGGAAAATTTATTCCAATAATAAAGAAGGGGGATGGATAAAAGTAGATCCACATTTATATCATGGAATAAGTTACTTTTACTTAGAAATAAAATCATATTTAAAATATGTAAATAAAGATAGTAAAATCTATAGTTTTTATGAAAAAAACCTATCCGAAGTAATATTTGATAATATAAATTTATTATATGTATCTACAACTCGTTCTATAGAAAAATTAATTTTATTTTCTGATATGGACAACACTAAATCTGTTTCTTCTTATATTAAAGGATTTCTTCATGAAAAGAAAATATGGAATGAAAAAAAACAAAAATATTCATTTGGAAACGAAGAAAAATAA
- the lipA gene encoding lipoyl synthase: MNNRQKKPSWIKVKLPMGGEYNKLQRLVSTHKLNTICQSASCPNIAECWGKGVATFMILGNICTRSCKFCGVKTGRPEKIDWEEPKKVAESIKILNVKHAVLTSVNRDDLKDMGVSLWVETINKIRFFNPHVTIETLIPDFKGEKKIIEKIINVKPEVISHNLETVPRLTKKVRVQAKYNRSIEVLQYIKNRNNNIRTKTGIMLGLGETREEVIRTMEDIKMSKVDILTIGQYLQPSLKHYPVHSFIHPEQFKKFRYIGLKMGFKYVESGPLVRSSYHADKHVK, translated from the coding sequence ATGAATAATAGACAAAAAAAACCTAGTTGGATAAAGGTTAAATTACCAATGGGGGGAGAATATAATAAGTTACAAAGACTTGTTTCTACTCATAAATTAAATACAATTTGTCAAAGTGCAAGTTGCCCTAATATAGCTGAATGTTGGGGTAAAGGAGTAGCTACTTTTATGATACTAGGGAATATTTGTACAAGATCTTGTAAATTTTGTGGAGTAAAAACAGGACGTCCTGAAAAAATAGATTGGGAAGAACCCAAAAAAGTAGCAGAATCTATAAAAATTTTGAACGTCAAACATGCTGTATTAACTTCTGTTAACAGAGATGATTTAAAAGACATGGGGGTATCTCTATGGGTAGAAACTATAAATAAGATACGTTTTTTTAATCCACATGTAACGATAGAAACTTTAATACCTGATTTTAAAGGAGAAAAGAAAATAATAGAAAAAATAATAAATGTGAAACCAGAAGTAATTTCTCATAATTTGGAAACTGTTCCTAGATTAACAAAAAAAGTACGTGTTCAGGCTAAATATAATCGTAGTATAGAAGTATTACAGTATATAAAAAATAGAAACAACAATATTCGTACAAAAACAGGAATTATGTTAGGATTAGGTGAAACAAGAGAAGAGGTCATAAGAACCATGGAAGATATAAAAATGTCCAAGGTAGATATTTTAACAATAGGACAATACTTACAACCTTCTTTAAAACATTATCCAGTTCATTCTTTTATACATCCTGAACAATTTAAAAAATTTAGATATATAGGATTGAAAATGGGATTCAAATATGTAGAAAGCGGACCATTAGTTCGATCTTCTTATCATGCTGATAAACATGTAAAATAA
- a CDS encoding Nif3-like dinuclear metal center hexameric protein, which yields MEVLIKDITSELEKIAPTEYAEHYDNIGLIVGNFNQKVENILITLDLTEEVIFESVNKKCNLIISFHPIIFQPLKNITGKNYSEKVIIYALKNDISIYVIHTNLDISWNGTFSYICKLLEIKRKKVLFPKHRTIKKLITYVPSNYADKVRNSLFQVGAGNISNYSNCSYNIDGFGSYMGNEKTKPFIGKSKVFHMEKETCINVLFPSHKLNIIKETLFKNHPYEEVAYEIHNIENENNYVGIGIIGDLKEEMNEYDFLLFLKGKMNFSCIRHSNFVGRKINKIAMITGSGSFGIEKSITEGVDAFISSDFKYHDFFKAEKKILIVDVEHYESEKFNKKLLKSFLEKIFTSISIYESKICTNPIKYFY from the coding sequence ATGGAAGTATTAATAAAAGATATAACTTCTGAATTAGAAAAAATAGCTCCTACAGAATATGCAGAACATTATGATAACATAGGACTAATTGTAGGAAATTTTAATCAAAAAGTAGAAAATATATTAATTACTTTGGACCTAACTGAAGAAGTTATTTTTGAATCCGTAAATAAAAAATGTAATCTTATAATATCATTTCATCCTATTATATTTCAACCATTAAAAAATATTACTGGAAAAAATTACTCCGAAAAGGTTATAATTTATGCATTAAAAAATGACATATCTATATATGTTATTCATACAAATTTAGATATTTCTTGGAATGGGACATTTTCCTATATATGTAAATTATTAGAAATAAAAAGAAAAAAAGTTTTGTTTCCAAAACATAGAACTATAAAAAAACTAATAACATATGTTCCAAGTAATTATGCAGATAAAGTAAGAAATTCTTTATTTCAAGTAGGAGCAGGAAATATTTCTAATTATAGTAACTGTAGTTATAATATAGATGGATTCGGAAGTTATATGGGAAATGAGAAAACGAAACCTTTTATTGGTAAAAGTAAAGTATTTCATATGGAAAAAGAAACTTGTATTAATGTTCTTTTTCCTTCTCATAAATTAAATATCATAAAAGAAACTCTTTTTAAAAATCACCCATATGAAGAAGTAGCTTATGAAATTCATAATATAGAAAATGAAAATAATTATGTAGGAATAGGAATTATAGGGGATCTTAAAGAAGAGATGAACGAATATGATTTTCTTCTTTTCCTAAAAGGAAAAATGAATTTTTCTTGTATTAGGCATTCTAATTTTGTGGGTAGGAAAATAAATAAAATTGCAATGATAACAGGATCAGGAAGTTTTGGTATTGAAAAATCCATAACAGAAGGAGTTGATGCTTTTATCTCTTCTGATTTTAAATATCATGATTTTTTTAAGGCTGAAAAAAAAATATTGATTGTAGATGTAGAACATTATGAGTCTGAGAAATTTAACAAGAAATTATTAAAATCTTTTTTAGAAAAAATTTTTACTTCTATCTCAATTTATGAATCAAAAATTTGTACCAATCCAATTAAATATTTTTATTAA